One genomic segment of Thunnus albacares chromosome 18, fThuAlb1.1, whole genome shotgun sequence includes these proteins:
- the LOC122968855 gene encoding proteinase-activated receptor 1-like — protein sequence MASFFGSNMFSVFPKTLLLVLVCARAASAAGRNGSGYGRTFVVFPSTITDEPIDLTEFYSDDDVAEFNNSTSVRARNVTSIRRQEISEQALLFLTGSVSTVLIPSFYTLVCLISVPINICAVLAFAWSIRPKKPAAIYMLNLACADLLFALLLPFKISYHFGGNNWIFGPVMCRVVTAAFYWNMYCSVLLITCISVDRLLAVVYPIDSLAWRKPQNSVIACVTMWILSFAGSVPLVLSDQTFYLRELNITTCHDVQQPHELIWNYKIYFVTLCCILFFLPLLITVVSYARVIWSLTVVPRGVPGRSRRRTRAVVMALTVLVMFVLCFMPTNCLLLAHYLQFNEGMEESREAPDGSYAVYLVFLCLGSLNCLLDPLVYYFGSSQCQRQLSKVLRCQKVTEGSSSHSSSGSCRSSARTILKSSRSESSKTNTSTTKVDSFQASLNSQYKKLLV from the exons atGGCTTCATTTTTCGGCAGcaatatgttttcagtttttccaaaaACTTTGCTGTTGGTTCTGGTTTGTGCGCGCGCTGCCTCGGCTGCAGGAAGAAACG GCAGCGGGTATGGGAGGacctttgttgtttttcccaGTACCATCACAGATGAACCAATAGACCTGACTGAATTTTATTCAGATGATGATGTTGCTGAATTCAATAATTCTACAAGTGTTCGGGCTCGTAATGTAACCTCTATCAGGAGGCAAGAAATCTCAGAGCAGGCGCTGCTGTTTCTCACAGGCTCTGTGTCCACTGTCCTCATACCGTCCTTCTACACGCTGGTCTGCCTCATCAGTGTGCCAATCAACATCTGTGCAGTGCTAGCCTTCGCTTGGAGCATCCGGCCCAAGAAACCAGCAGCGATCTATATGCTAAACCTGGCCTGCGCTGACTTGCTCTTTGCCTTGCTGCTCCCCTTCAAGATCTCCTACCACTTTGGCGGCAACAACTGGATATTCGGCCCAGTCATGTGCCGCGTGGTCACTGCAGCTTTTTACTGGAACATGTATTGCTCTGTTCTGCTCATAACTTGCATCAGTGTGGACCGGCTTCTTGCTGTAGTCTACCCCATTGACTCCCTGGCTTGGAGGAAGCCCCAGAACTCAGTCATAGCCTGTGTCACCATGTGGATATTATCCTTCGCTGGCTCAGTGCCCCTCGTGCTTTCCGACCAGACTTTTTACCTGAGAGAGTTGAACATCACCACCTGCCATGATGTCCAGCAACCACATGAGCTAATCTGGAATTACAAGATCTACTTCGTCACTCTCTGCtgcatcctcttcttcctgccTCTGCTCATCACAGTGGTGTCCTACGCTCGGGTGATCTGGTCGCTGACCGTAGTCCCACGTGGGGTTCCAGGACGCTCACGCAGACGGACGAGAGCAGTGGTGATGGCTTTAACGGTGCTGgtgatgtttgtgttgtgtttcatGCCCACAAACTGCCTACTGCTAGCGCATTACCTGCAATTCAACGAGGGAATGGAAGAGAGCCGAGAGGCCCCTGATGGCTCCTACGCGGTCTATCTGGTTTTCCTGTGTTTGGGTAGTCTGAACTGCCTTCTGGATCCCCTGGTCTACTACTTTGGATCATCCCAATGCCAGAGACAACTGTCCAAGGTGCTGAGGTGTCAGAAGGTTACAGAGGGCAGCAGCAGTCATTCATCATCTGGTTCATGCAGATCCAGTGCCAGAACTATTCTGAAATCCAGCCGCAGCGAAAGttcaaagacaaacacatcGACTACCAAAGTGGACTCTTTCCAAGCGAGCCTCAACAGCCAATACAAGAAACTACTGGTCTGA
- the LOC122968985 gene encoding proteinase-activated receptor 2-like: MSETCLCQSGTPPPFPPNQGPGDGHPRGSIPDRKSPDGVEVISKDKEFLSSHLTTIFLPIIYIIVFAVGLPTNAMAIWIFLFRTKKKHPSSIYMANLALADLLFVIWVPLKISYHFNGNNWIYGEGLCKVLVAFFYSNMYCSIVFITCISVQRYWAVVHPLSAQQRKNFVAVAVSITVWVVVWLITIPLYLYDQQVRITNFNPKILTCHDVTRESQVKIAAGYFLTMGTLGFVVPTIVCIISYILMLKALRNSMTDAAITKKRRKAVVLMITVLVMFLVCFTPSNIMLLVHYILLLGKANNHLYRFYITTLCLASLNSCIDPFVYYFISKDFRDHVKNTFLCRSERTVKRMKVSFRALKNSQEQHTMPNSDNTQSTEC, translated from the exons ATGTCGGAG ACTTGTCTTTGTCAGTCAG gtACACCTCCACCATTTCCACCAA aTCAAGGTCCAGGAGACGGTCATCCAC GTGGAAGCATCCCTGATAGAAAGAGCCCAGATGGGGTAGAAGTCATATCCAAAGACAAAGAATTCCTGAGCAGTCATCTTACAACTATCTTCCTCCCAATCATCTACATCATTGTGTTTGCTGTGGGGCTGCCCACCAACGCCATGGCAATATGGATATTCCTCTTCAGGACCAAGAAAAAGCACCCGTCGTCAATCTACATGGCAAACCTGGCTCTGGCTGACTTGCTCTTTGTCATCTGGGTCCCCCTGAAGATATCATACCACTTCAACGGCAACAACTGGATCTACGGAGAAGGGCTGTGCAAAGTGCTGGTGGCGTTTTTCTACAGCAACATGTACTGCTCCATCGTCTTTATCACCTGCATAAGTGTCCAGCGTTATTGGGCGGTGGTCCACCCACTGTCCgcgcagcagaggaaaaacttTGTAGCTGTTGCTGTCTCCATCACAGTCTGGGTGGTGGTCTGGCTTATCACCATCCCTCTCTACCTGTACGACCAACAGGTCAGAATAACAAACTTCAATCCAAAAATCCTTACCTGCCATGATGTCACCAGGGAAAGTCAGGTGAAAATAGCAGCTGGCTACTTCCTGACAATGGGAACTCTGGGATTTGTTGTTCCCACTATTGTGTGTATCATATCCTACATCCTCATGCTCAAAGCTCTCAGGAACAGCATGACAGATGCTGCCATCACCAAGAAGCGACGGAAGGCTGTGGTCTTGATGATCACGGTATTGGTTATGTTTTTAGTGTGCTTCACCCCCAGTAACATCATGCTGCTGGTACACTATATCCTCTTGTTGGGCAAGGCCAACAACCACCTGTACAGATTTTACATCACCACCCTGTGCCTGGCTAGTCTCAACAGCTGCATCGACCCTTTTGTTTACTACTTTATCTCCAAGGACTTCAGGGATCATGTGAAGAACACGTTCCTCTGCAGGAGTGAGAGAACAGTGAAGAGGATGAAGGTTTCCTTCAGGGCTCTGAAAAACTCACAAGAGCAACACACTATGCCTAACTCAGATAACACACAGAGCACTGAATGCTAG